The following proteins come from a genomic window of Methanosarcina sp. MTP4:
- a CDS encoding class I SAM-dependent methyltransferase gives MTRLIDLNPPVKYMEEFLREIAMGFERAQVLFTAFELGIFTKLEKPMTSEALMREMGLNSEITVRFMDVLTAMNLLCKKGEHYQTAPELVPFLVESEPYFSRYLKSAVRERKIWMNLTEALVEEPLSNPEKEKFAYTQDSLEWTARDCMHGRLQKTLKLVSDLPEFKKARSLIDLGGGHGLFAIGFAQENSDLEAFVYDRPEITELTRQYVEKYGVQERVKVLSGDYLHEDFGNGYDIVFEALSLEGGPEEAKILYQKVAEALKPGGLFITQLFILDNSETSPLPTLTLDLREKITGHRRLHLMTNAALFELFNKVGLSGEQVLDISMGANLPMRMVIARKIQERMEKT, from the coding sequence ATGACCAGACTAATTGACCTTAACCCGCCGGTCAAATACATGGAAGAATTTCTCCGGGAAATTGCGATGGGGTTCGAAAGAGCTCAGGTCCTGTTTACCGCATTTGAACTGGGTATATTTACAAAACTGGAAAAGCCAATGACTTCAGAAGCTCTTATGAGGGAAATGGGGCTTAATTCGGAAATTACAGTCCGCTTCATGGACGTACTGACGGCGATGAACCTGCTTTGTAAAAAAGGCGAACACTACCAGACAGCCCCTGAACTTGTACCCTTTCTTGTTGAAAGCGAACCCTATTTCTCGCGTTATCTGAAATCTGCCGTAAGAGAGCGCAAAATCTGGATGAACCTGACAGAAGCGCTTGTAGAGGAGCCCCTTTCAAACCCGGAAAAAGAAAAATTCGCCTATACCCAGGATTCGCTTGAATGGACTGCAAGGGACTGCATGCACGGGAGACTTCAAAAAACCCTCAAACTGGTTTCTGACCTCCCCGAGTTTAAAAAAGCCAGAAGCCTGATCGATCTTGGGGGAGGACACGGACTTTTTGCCATTGGCTTTGCTCAGGAAAACTCCGATCTGGAGGCTTTTGTGTATGACCGGCCTGAAATCACCGAACTCACCCGGCAGTATGTCGAAAAATACGGCGTCCAGGAAAGGGTCAAAGTTCTCTCCGGCGACTATCTACATGAGGACTTCGGGAACGGATATGACATTGTCTTTGAAGCCCTTTCCCTGGAAGGAGGTCCCGAAGAAGCAAAAATCCTCTACCAGAAAGTTGCCGAAGCCCTGAAGCCGGGAGGACTTTTTATTACCCAGCTTTTCATCCTGGACAATTCCGAGACCTCTCCTCTTCCCACCCTCACCCTCGACCTCAGAGAAAAAATCACGGGACACAGGCGGTTGCACCTCATGACCAATGCCGCGCTTTTCGAGCTCTTCAACAAAGTGGGGCTTTCCGGGGAACAGGTTCTTGATATTTCCATGGGAGCTAACCTCCCAATGAGGATGGTAATTGCAAGAAAAATTCAGGAGAGAATGGAAAAAACCTGA
- a CDS encoding ABC transporter substrate-binding protein yields MNTFNRAFFAASVLSVLILLFGVSGPAFAQSFVPADGNGDTLVSEEELVEAILAYMEAEYLDEDVSHLQKTELKVAAHNCLHVPFGKVVIPVESEPMSGNVLNGGGAPTSSVMYEGLITRDSRENCYDCWLAGDWEMSEDANVWTFHMADGACWHDGVPVSSEDVKFTHDYIKGKKLWLSSQLSRVDHVECPDDSTAVFYLSSAYALFSDSLSHCPGVPIIPKHIWENIDSPTGYVDEEFVGSGPFKFKNRVPGYFEMEANTGYHGNIPYTENVIFKVFKNKDSEVVALQSGEIDVVGDILPAVARGLEGSEDIKVYAVEDTRGYELGFNVNTYPASIPEFRKAIAHSVDRENICSIVFSGHARSTETTFLMPSSAHDFVNPDARGCEYNLGKARELLAEAGFEDIDGDGILEDADGEDLSVTILAGNSLAETNLATVLKQEWEDELGMVVNVQIKSDQWQKEVHENPMFTVAMPYLMHDDADDLCHFGSGSFFGKANWYDYSNPEYDQLVEDIRNTPDREERKQIGYEMQEILEEDVPTVPICSANTLIAYRTDRFAGWEDVAPMYWNVVDIKLLSNIKPVSPDVEERE; encoded by the coding sequence ATGAATACATTTAATAGAGCCTTTTTTGCTGCATCTGTACTATCCGTACTCATCCTTCTTTTCGGAGTTTCAGGTCCGGCTTTTGCGCAGAGTTTTGTTCCTGCGGATGGAAACGGAGACACTCTGGTTTCGGAAGAAGAACTTGTAGAGGCAATTTTAGCCTACATGGAAGCCGAATACCTTGATGAGGATGTGTCCCATCTCCAAAAAACTGAACTGAAAGTAGCGGCTCACAACTGCCTGCACGTTCCCTTCGGAAAGGTTGTAATTCCTGTGGAATCCGAGCCAATGTCCGGGAACGTCTTAAACGGTGGAGGAGCTCCTACCAGTTCTGTCATGTATGAGGGGCTTATCACCCGGGACAGCAGAGAGAACTGTTATGACTGCTGGCTTGCAGGGGACTGGGAAATGTCCGAAGATGCAAATGTCTGGACTTTTCATATGGCGGATGGAGCGTGCTGGCATGACGGGGTTCCCGTAAGCTCGGAAGATGTAAAGTTTACCCATGACTACATAAAGGGAAAGAAACTTTGGCTTTCTTCTCAGCTTTCAAGAGTGGATCATGTGGAATGCCCGGATGATTCGACTGCAGTTTTTTACCTTTCAAGTGCATATGCTCTCTTTTCGGACAGCCTTTCCCATTGCCCTGGCGTTCCAATTATACCCAAACACATCTGGGAAAATATAGATTCCCCGACAGGCTACGTGGATGAAGAATTCGTCGGCTCCGGGCCTTTCAAATTCAAAAACAGGGTTCCTGGCTACTTTGAAATGGAGGCAAACACGGGATATCACGGAAATATTCCTTATACCGAAAATGTGATTTTTAAGGTATTCAAGAACAAGGATTCCGAAGTCGTAGCTCTTCAATCTGGAGAAATCGATGTTGTCGGAGATATCCTGCCTGCAGTTGCCAGAGGACTGGAGGGTAGCGAGGATATCAAGGTCTATGCCGTTGAGGATACCCGGGGTTACGAGCTTGGATTCAATGTAAATACCTATCCTGCGAGTATTCCGGAATTTAGAAAGGCAATTGCTCATTCCGTTGACAGGGAAAATATCTGCAGTATCGTTTTCAGCGGACATGCAAGGTCAACTGAAACAACTTTCCTTATGCCTTCTTCAGCCCATGATTTCGTAAATCCCGATGCCCGGGGATGTGAGTATAACTTGGGTAAAGCAAGAGAACTGCTTGCTGAGGCAGGTTTTGAAGATATTGATGGAGATGGGATTTTGGAAGATGCCGATGGAGAGGATCTTTCAGTAACAATCCTTGCAGGTAATTCTCTGGCAGAAACAAACCTTGCTACCGTTTTGAAGCAGGAATGGGAGGATGAACTGGGTATGGTCGTCAATGTCCAGATAAAGTCCGACCAGTGGCAAAAAGAAGTCCATGAAAATCCAATGTTTACTGTTGCAATGCCGTACCTCATGCATGATGATGCCGACGATCTGTGCCATTTCGGTTCTGGTTCCTTTTTCGGGAAGGCAAACTGGTATGATTACAGTAATCCGGAATATGACCAGCTCGTTGAAGATATCCGAAATACGCCGGACAGGGAGGAAAGAAAACAGATCGGGTATGAAATGCAGGAAATCCTCGAAGAAGACGTCCCCACTGTTCCAATTTGCAGTGCCAATACCCTGATAGCATACCGTACTGACCGCTTTGCAGGTTGGGAAGATGTCGCTCCTATGTACTGGAATGTTGTGGACATAAAACTCCTATCGAACATAAAACCCGTGTCTCCAGATGTTGAGGAACGAGAATGA
- a CDS encoding P-loop NTPase: MKVLVCGKGGSGKSTVTALLAKYMAKKGYNVLVIDSDESNFGLHRQLGVELPDDFMNFMGGKRALGEKMREAFLNGKEFRLFENSWGIADVPEAFVGRNEGVSLMAIGKIHDFGEGCACPMGALAKYFLKNIEVGERDFVIVDTEAGVEHFGRGVEEGCDLVLMVLDPSYESVRLSEKIKELSEKAGKEIYFVFNRADEMARNAMLDAVAADRVLTSIPPNETVFQAGLAGKEFDVALPEIEFLSDFLISARGN, encoded by the coding sequence ATGAAAGTTCTGGTTTGCGGAAAAGGTGGAAGCGGCAAGAGTACAGTTACTGCTCTGCTCGCGAAGTACATGGCAAAGAAAGGTTATAATGTCCTTGTGATCGACAGTGACGAGTCAAATTTTGGGTTGCACAGGCAGCTCGGGGTTGAACTGCCCGATGATTTCATGAATTTCATGGGAGGAAAAAGAGCGCTCGGAGAGAAGATGAGAGAGGCATTTCTTAACGGGAAAGAGTTCAGGCTCTTTGAAAACAGCTGGGGAATTGCTGATGTCCCTGAAGCTTTTGTTGGTCGGAACGAAGGTGTAAGCCTGATGGCTATTGGAAAGATCCATGATTTCGGGGAAGGTTGCGCCTGTCCCATGGGAGCTCTCGCAAAATACTTCCTGAAAAACATTGAGGTCGGAGAAAGGGATTTTGTAATTGTGGATACCGAAGCAGGTGTGGAACACTTTGGCAGGGGAGTTGAGGAAGGATGCGACCTTGTTTTGATGGTGCTTGATCCCTCATACGAATCTGTCCGGCTTTCTGAAAAAATAAAAGAGCTTTCCGAAAAGGCCGGAAAGGAGATTTATTTTGTTTTTAACAGGGCGGATGAAATGGCCAGAAACGCAATGCTTGATGCAGTAGCAGCAGACCGTGTTCTTACATCCATTCCTCCTAATGAAACGGTTTTCCAGGCAGGCCTTGCCGGTAAGGAGTTTGATGTTGCTCTACCGGAAATCGAATTTCTGTCTGATTTTTTGATTTCTGCCAGGGGGAACTGA
- a CDS encoding methyltransferase, with protein MERLAEMAPPLEDRGSFLREIAMGFEKGQIFLTALDLDIFSKLMEPKSAETLAEELETNPELTARFLDVLTALDVLVKKDDTYCTAPSLAPFLLDEGPYSAKYLKFSKEDRDTWTNLGNFLKNGPSGNGEESHHKHDYTPESIDWIARGTMLGRLQATLKAVRELPEFAKAKKIIDLGGGHGLFGIGFAQENPELEVLIFDQPGITDVTEKYINKYLIQERVRTMTGDYLKDDLGSGYDIAFEACSFGGNTEQARNFYRRVADSLNEGGLFITQTFTLDDDRTAPLSSLIWALKEKITGSGHMHLKTNSELFETLAGAGLSGIKVIDMSESCTMPMRLVVARKGA; from the coding sequence ATGGAACGACTGGCAGAAATGGCTCCTCCTCTTGAAGATAGGGGAAGTTTTCTCCGGGAAATTGCAATGGGCTTTGAAAAGGGGCAGATTTTTCTTACTGCCCTGGACCTTGACATTTTTTCCAAATTAATGGAGCCAAAAAGTGCAGAGACCCTTGCAGAGGAGCTTGAGACCAACCCCGAACTTACAGCGCGTTTTCTGGACGTGCTGACAGCTCTCGATGTCCTGGTAAAAAAGGATGATACTTACTGTACGGCTCCGTCACTTGCTCCCTTCCTCCTGGATGAAGGTCCTTATTCAGCCAAATATTTGAAATTTTCAAAGGAAGACCGGGACACCTGGACAAATCTTGGAAATTTTTTGAAAAACGGGCCCTCGGGAAATGGGGAAGAGAGCCATCACAAGCATGATTACACTCCAGAATCAATCGACTGGATCGCACGTGGAACGATGCTTGGCAGGCTGCAGGCGACTCTTAAAGCAGTAAGAGAGCTTCCGGAGTTTGCAAAGGCAAAAAAGATAATCGATCTCGGAGGTGGGCATGGGCTTTTCGGGATAGGTTTTGCCCAGGAAAACCCGGAACTTGAGGTTCTTATCTTTGACCAGCCCGGAATAACTGACGTTACGGAGAAATATATCAATAAGTACCTGATACAGGAAAGAGTTCGGACAATGACCGGAGATTACCTTAAGGACGATCTCGGGTCCGGGTATGATATAGCTTTTGAAGCCTGTTCTTTTGGAGGGAATACCGAACAGGCAAGAAACTTTTACAGGAGAGTTGCAGATTCCCTGAATGAGGGCGGTTTATTCATAACACAAACGTTCACTCTTGACGATGACAGGACAGCTCCTTTATCTTCCCTGATCTGGGCTTTAAAGGAGAAGATAACCGGGAGCGGGCATATGCACCTCAAGACTAACTCGGAACTCTTTGAAACCCTTGCCGGGGCAGGGCTCTCAGGGATAAAAGTTATTGATATGTCCGAAAGCTGTACAATGCCCATGCGGCTTGTGGTTGCAAGGAAGGGTGCCTGA
- a CDS encoding ABC transporter permease, with the protein MKAEYFARRFAFSFLAFLTSASISFTLLRLMPGDYIQHLMPYVADLNPELSALFRQQFGLDRSLSEQYFLYLVNVFQGNWGHSYQYCAPVFELIAEKLYWTLILLLPATFLSISIGILIGAYSGWKQGSSLDLSMLNFMIFIGAIPSYWWAITGILIFGFYLKMFPLGGFIGIHALENGIDFYDVMHHALLPICTLTLCSLPGNYYLMRNSMLLTAGEEYIRAARAKGVSEKNILFGHALKNAMLPMLTMITLECAGMLTGSIFIESMFSWPGLGLLTFEALEARDLPLLQGIFLMDALMVIFANFTADVLYSWVDPRIELG; encoded by the coding sequence ATGAAAGCAGAATACTTTGCCAGAAGGTTTGCTTTCAGCTTTCTGGCTTTCCTTACCAGTGCGAGCATAAGTTTTACCCTTCTCAGGTTGATGCCCGGGGATTATATACAGCACCTGATGCCATATGTGGCAGACCTGAATCCGGAACTTTCCGCGCTTTTCAGGCAGCAGTTCGGGCTGGACAGATCTCTTTCCGAGCAGTATTTCCTCTATCTGGTAAATGTTTTTCAGGGCAATTGGGGGCATTCGTACCAGTATTGTGCTCCGGTCTTTGAACTGATAGCAGAGAAACTTTACTGGACGTTGATTCTTTTGCTGCCTGCAACCTTCCTGTCCATTTCTATAGGAATTCTGATAGGAGCTTATTCCGGCTGGAAGCAGGGTTCGAGTCTGGATCTCTCCATGCTGAATTTTATGATCTTCATCGGAGCAATTCCTTCATACTGGTGGGCAATAACAGGTATACTTATCTTCGGATTTTATCTAAAAATGTTCCCGTTAGGAGGCTTCATCGGAATACATGCTCTTGAGAACGGTATCGATTTTTATGATGTTATGCACCACGCCTTACTTCCCATCTGCACTCTTACACTCTGCTCTCTTCCGGGCAACTACTACCTTATGAGGAACTCCATGCTCCTGACTGCAGGAGAGGAATATATCAGGGCAGCAAGAGCCAAAGGTGTGTCTGAAAAAAATATCCTTTTTGGACATGCCCTAAAAAACGCAATGCTCCCAATGCTGACCATGATCACCCTCGAGTGTGCGGGCATGCTTACGGGAAGCATCTTTATTGAAAGTATGTTTTCCTGGCCCGGGCTCGGGCTTTTAACTTTTGAGGCCCTGGAAGCCCGGGATCTCCCACTGCTACAGGGGATTTTTTTGATGGATGCCCTCATGGTGATATTTGCTAATTTTACGGCAGATGTTCTTTATTCCTGGGTGGACCCCAGGATCGAGCTGGGCTAA
- a CDS encoding ABC transporter permease: MTRRINFRKITLIISLSILSISFLAAFFAPWIAFYPPDEFSGSPLERPGATHLLGTNDLGQDLFSRLVYGTRATLIIGFLGALVSGVIATGIGMLAGYYGGFLDECICRFIDVIMTVPTFPLLLVLSIFLNPGIYTLSFLMGVLGGTHGIRVIRSQVLSLSESNFIYGTRALGVGDFYIILVHVFPNILPLVLVQLVFSAQKYMLMGVGLGFLGIVDPSVIDWGQMINRAYSSGGFALGLWWWLLPPGLSVTVLSVSFALFGYSFEEKINPRLEGVFL, translated from the coding sequence ATGACTCGCAGAATAAATTTTCGAAAAATTACTCTGATTATCAGCCTTAGCATACTCTCCATTTCCTTTCTTGCGGCTTTTTTTGCTCCCTGGATTGCTTTCTATCCTCCTGATGAGTTTTCGGGATCTCCCCTTGAAAGACCGGGGGCTACTCATCTGCTCGGGACAAATGACCTTGGGCAGGATCTGTTCAGCAGGCTTGTATATGGTACAAGAGCAACTCTAATAATCGGTTTTCTGGGAGCTCTGGTTTCAGGCGTCATTGCGACAGGTATCGGGATGCTTGCAGGATATTATGGGGGTTTTCTTGATGAGTGTATCTGCCGGTTTATTGATGTAATTATGACGGTTCCTACCTTCCCACTTCTGCTTGTTTTAAGCATTTTCCTTAACCCGGGGATATATACGCTGAGCTTTTTAATGGGAGTCCTCGGGGGGACTCATGGCATCCGGGTAATAAGGTCTCAGGTGCTTTCCCTATCAGAGTCTAATTTCATCTATGGTACCCGGGCGCTTGGGGTAGGGGATTTTTACATAATACTGGTGCATGTCTTCCCGAATATTCTACCTCTTGTTCTTGTTCAACTGGTATTTTCGGCCCAGAAATACATGCTGATGGGAGTTGGTCTCGGTTTTCTCGGAATTGTTGACCCTTCAGTCATTGACTGGGGACAGATGATTAACAGGGCTTATTCCAGTGGAGGATTCGCCCTGGGGCTCTGGTGGTGGCTTCTCCCTCCGGGTTTGTCGGTTACAGTGCTTTCCGTATCCTTTGCACTTTTCGGGTATAGTTTTGAAGAGAAAATAAATCCAAGATTGGAGGGTGTGTTCCTCTAA
- a CDS encoding ABC transporter ATP-binding protein has product MSLLAIRNLKTWLPTGMGFVKAVNTVYLEIEPGESLGLIGETGCGKSILGSSITRLLPPGAELEGEILYNGKNILELSDSEMRRIRGGEIAMILQNPTASLNPVLKIGIQIGESFRLHRGLDKRKARDMSRELLNELRFPFPEKAVDSYPHEFSGGMKERAMIAMALACSPSLIIADEPTKGLDLSVKRTIIKLLKTVSEDKAMLFITHDLDAAFELCGRVAVMYAGEIVESGRTEDVFENPLHPYTRAFLDSLPGRGLKPIPGMSPSLIELPSGCRFHPRCEFVEERCRCEHPDMVNLENTHSVRCLLYA; this is encoded by the coding sequence ATGAGTCTGCTTGCTATCCGGAATCTGAAGACATGGCTACCTACAGGGATGGGTTTTGTAAAGGCAGTTAATACGGTATACCTTGAAATTGAGCCTGGAGAATCCCTTGGGCTCATTGGGGAGACAGGATGTGGAAAATCGATCCTCGGAAGTTCCATTACCCGACTTTTGCCTCCTGGAGCAGAACTTGAAGGGGAGATTCTTTACAATGGAAAAAACATTCTTGAACTTTCTGATTCGGAAATGCGGCGAATAAGAGGGGGAGAAATTGCTATGATCCTCCAGAATCCTACAGCTTCCTTAAATCCGGTGCTTAAAATCGGAATACAGATCGGAGAATCTTTCAGGTTGCACAGGGGATTGGATAAAAGGAAAGCCAGAGATATGTCAAGGGAACTTCTCAACGAACTCAGGTTCCCCTTTCCTGAAAAGGCAGTGGATTCGTATCCCCACGAGTTTAGCGGGGGAATGAAAGAAAGAGCAATGATCGCAATGGCCCTTGCCTGTAGTCCTTCCCTGATCATTGCCGACGAGCCGACAAAGGGGCTGGATCTGTCCGTAAAAAGAACAATTATAAAGCTCCTGAAGACTGTTTCTGAAGATAAGGCTATGCTTTTTATAACACACGATCTTGATGCTGCTTTTGAACTTTGCGGAAGGGTTGCGGTTATGTACGCAGGAGAAATTGTAGAGTCCGGAAGAACTGAAGATGTCTTTGAAAATCCTCTTCATCCCTATACAAGGGCTTTTCTGGATTCGCTTCCAGGAAGGGGTCTGAAGCCTATTCCAGGCATGAGCCCTTCCCTCATTGAACTGCCTTCAGGATGCAGGTTCCATCCCAGATGTGAATTTGTTGAGGAGAGGTGCAGGTGTGAGCACCCTGATATGGTTAATCTTGAGAATACACATTCTGTGAGGTGTTTGCTTTATGCTTGA
- a CDS encoding ABC transporter ATP-binding protein produces the protein MLEVKNLEVSFSRGMVKKSCTRAVDDVSFQIRKGETFGLVGESGSGKTTLGKALLQLVRPSAGTICFKGTELTKLKRGELKQMRPRMQMIFQDPQSSLDPRMKVRKSIEESLKVRGYADKRERSIKIQDLLSTVGLNSELLDRYPYQLSGGQNQRIVLSRVLALEPEFIVADEPTSALDISVQAQILNLLKELKKEYSLTLLFISHDLEVVRHMSDRIAVMHQGKIVEIGTADDVFEKPENPYTKTLLFPEGEDFQQPYF, from the coding sequence ATGCTTGAGGTAAAAAATCTGGAAGTATCCTTTTCTAGGGGAATGGTGAAGAAAAGCTGTACAAGGGCAGTAGATGACGTAAGCTTTCAAATTAGAAAAGGGGAAACATTCGGACTTGTGGGAGAAAGTGGCTCAGGGAAAACTACCTTGGGAAAAGCTCTTTTGCAACTCGTCAGGCCGAGTGCCGGGACTATATGCTTCAAGGGTACTGAGCTCACGAAGTTAAAAAGAGGAGAACTGAAACAGATGCGTCCCAGAATGCAAATGATCTTTCAGGATCCTCAGTCCTCACTCGATCCCAGGATGAAAGTCAGGAAAAGCATTGAAGAATCCTTGAAGGTTCGGGGCTATGCTGATAAAAGAGAACGTTCAATCAAAATTCAGGACCTTTTGTCCACAGTTGGTTTAAATTCCGAACTGCTGGACCGTTATCCTTACCAGCTTAGCGGCGGGCAGAACCAGAGAATTGTTCTTTCAAGGGTACTTGCTCTTGAACCCGAGTTTATTGTAGCTGATGAACCCACATCAGCTCTGGATATTTCCGTTCAGGCTCAAATCTTAAATTTGTTAAAAGAACTGAAAAAGGAATACTCGCTAACTTTACTTTTCATCTCCCACGACCTTGAGGTTGTCCGGCACATGAGCGACAGAATAGCTGTTATGCATCAGGGAAAGATTGTGGAAATCGGGACTGCAGACGATGTATTTGAAAAACCGGAAAATCCGTACACAAAAACTCTGCTTTTCCCTGAGGGTGAAGATTTCCAGCAGCCCTATTTTTAA
- a CDS encoding HEAT repeat domain-containing protein, which produces MMPEDRWIIYLMFALLTLIISVSFFSDGDKFAEGSANEIYNQTGTNVSNEGPIVNLISRLETGSHESQLDAAAELGQMGQPAADTLIEKIENKAAGPGKINNYMLLALLETGDKRAEDVLLRSLQEKEAGWKAVNSKAKEDERGEISEDMLQAIEAKDKALRKHIASSLNIDYREKTDELEEALTSEEQDYNAYASIALSESGAQEPGNETEKLLKALKSKDGNIRLAAIMALGEGGEEAAVEPINQILTRDYPLIRKSAAFALGKIGSDRAVEVLLKEMKSSEEEKIRSSAAISLGKMGSEESVPYLIERLREGKVDVRSSAALALGMVGDETAVEPLIEVLESGKAEDGRLKSALNTKPEVRKSVVLALGEIGSKEATETLIDVLLDEEEDQEVRKAAAAALGKIGDPEVVDTLSRVLNDAETPLSIKTEVIPALGKIEDRKAAETLIVRLDDEKFASSARNALAGMGEAAVEPLIECLSCRDETLKTEAALLLIEIGDERAVEPLIQAYRQL; this is translated from the coding sequence ATGATGCCTGAAGATAGATGGATAATTTATCTTATGTTTGCCCTTCTCACCCTCATTATCTCTGTTTCATTTTTTTCAGATGGGGATAAGTTTGCGGAGGGGAGTGCAAACGAAATATACAACCAGACAGGAACTAATGTTTCAAACGAAGGGCCGATTGTAAATCTCATAAGCAGGCTGGAAACCGGCAGCCATGAAAGCCAACTGGACGCCGCGGCCGAGCTGGGACAGATGGGGCAGCCTGCAGCCGATACCCTTATTGAAAAAATTGAAAACAAAGCTGCAGGACCGGGGAAAATAAACAATTACATGCTTCTCGCACTCCTTGAAACCGGCGACAAAAGAGCAGAAGATGTCCTTTTGAGGAGCCTTCAAGAAAAAGAGGCTGGCTGGAAGGCAGTCAACAGTAAGGCTAAAGAAGATGAACGTGGAGAAATTTCGGAAGATATGCTGCAGGCCATAGAGGCAAAGGATAAAGCCCTGAGAAAGCACATTGCCAGTTCCCTTAATATCGATTACAGGGAAAAAACCGATGAGCTTGAAGAGGCCCTGACCTCCGAAGAACAGGACTACAATGCTTATGCTTCTATCGCCCTTTCGGAATCCGGAGCTCAGGAACCAGGAAATGAAACCGAGAAACTTCTAAAGGCTCTTAAAAGCAAAGACGGAAACATAAGGCTGGCAGCTATAATGGCCCTTGGGGAGGGAGGAGAAGAAGCTGCAGTCGAACCCATTAACCAGATCCTGACCCGGGATTATCCACTTATCAGAAAAAGTGCAGCCTTTGCCCTCGGAAAAATAGGAAGTGACCGTGCAGTAGAAGTGCTGCTGAAAGAAATGAAATCCAGTGAAGAGGAGAAGATCAGGAGCAGCGCTGCAATCTCTCTTGGGAAAATGGGATCTGAAGAATCCGTACCCTACCTGATCGAGAGGCTCAGGGAAGGGAAAGTGGATGTAAGGAGCAGCGCAGCCCTTGCCCTGGGAATGGTCGGAGACGAAACGGCAGTGGAACCACTGATAGAAGTCCTTGAAAGCGGAAAAGCCGAAGACGGAAGGCTAAAGAGTGCTCTGAATACAAAACCGGAAGTCCGAAAAAGTGTCGTCCTGGCCCTGGGAGAAATCGGAAGCAAGGAAGCCACAGAGACACTTATCGACGTACTTCTAGATGAAGAAGAAGATCAGGAAGTTAGAAAAGCCGCAGCCGCAGCCCTGGGGAAAATAGGAGATCCGGAAGTAGTTGATACCCTTTCAAGAGTGCTTAACGACGCAGAAACGCCTTTGAGCATTAAAACCGAAGTCATTCCAGCCCTTGGGAAGATAGAGGATAGAAAAGCTGCAGAAACCCTGATCGTAAGGCTGGATGATGAGAAATTCGCAAGTTCTGCCAGAAATGCCCTTGCAGGCATGGGAGAAGCGGCAGTGGAACCACTGATTGAATGCCTCTCATGCAGGGATGAGACGCTCAAAACCGAAGCAGCACTGCTTCTGATTGAAATAGGGGATGAGAGAGCTGTTGAGCCTCTAATCCAGGCATATCGGCAACTCTAA